From the Syntrophales bacterium genome, one window contains:
- a CDS encoding HD domain-containing protein → MEKNNLPAGSSDVDQLKKYATDFTEVYKSEKEKRKGLEATNQQLVKFADDLNKTMLELHEAYIDTIHRLVLAAEYKDEDTGDHIVRMSRYAALIAEKLGLPDRDVRNILYVAPMHDIGKVGIPDSILMKPGKLTDEEFGIIETHTTIGAKILADSKAEILKIAEQIALSHHEKWNGKGYPQGLAGDSIPLTARIVGLADVFDALTSKRPYKDPFPVEVALDIIRKEREEHFDPDVADVFFENIDEILNIKEEVSSEQNVSLSGTIHNFRAR, encoded by the coding sequence ATGGAGAAAAATAACTTGCCTGCCGGTTCTTCTGATGTTGACCAACTAAAAAAATATGCAACGGATTTTACCGAGGTATACAAGTCGGAAAAGGAAAAACGAAAAGGGCTTGAAGCTACCAATCAGCAACTTGTGAAATTTGCCGATGACCTGAACAAGACCATGCTGGAGCTACATGAAGCCTACATCGACACCATTCACAGACTCGTCCTTGCGGCTGAATATAAAGATGAGGATACAGGCGACCACATCGTCCGCATGAGTAGATACGCTGCTTTGATAGCTGAAAAGCTTGGGCTGCCGGACAGGGATGTTCGGAATATCCTTTACGTTGCTCCCATGCACGATATAGGGAAAGTTGGAATCCCCGATAGCATTTTGATGAAGCCGGGCAAATTGACAGACGAAGAGTTCGGAATTATAGAAACCCACACCACTATAGGAGCAAAAATCCTGGCAGATTCTAAAGCGGAAATTCTGAAAATTGCAGAGCAGATAGCCCTTTCCCATCATGAAAAGTGGAACGGCAAGGGGTATCCACAGGGCCTTGCCGGCGATTCTATTCCACTGACAGCCAGGATTGTTGGCCTGGCTGATGTCTTTGACGCTCTCACATCCAAACGGCCTTACAAAGATCCTTTCCCTGTTGAAGTAGCCTTAGATATAATTAGAAAAGAAAGGGAAGAACATTTTGACCCTGATGTGGCAGATGTTTTCTTTGAAAATATAGATGAAATATTAAACATCAAAGAAGAGGTAAGTTCGGAACAGAATGTATCACTGTCCGGCACAATACACAACTTCAGGGCTCGTTAA
- a CDS encoding response regulator: MKKILIVDDQLQIRELVEVTLRGEDCLILQAKSGEEAIKIVKAEKPDLIIMDVMMPGKIDGLEATRILKNDPETKDCTIIMLTAKGQEADREKGLEAGADDYFTKPFSPLELIRKVEEILG, from the coding sequence ATGAAAAAGATTCTTATAGTAGACGACCAGTTACAGATTCGCGAGCTGGTGGAGGTTACTCTCAGGGGAGAAGATTGCCTGATTCTTCAGGCTAAAAGCGGGGAAGAGGCAATCAAAATTGTGAAGGCTGAAAAACCTGACCTGATAATTATGGACGTCATGATGCCCGGGAAAATTGACGGCCTGGAAGCAACCCGAATTCTAAAGAATGACCCTGAGACAAAAGACTGTACCATAATCATGCTGACTGCCAAAGGGCAAGAGGCTGACAGAGAAAAGGGACTTGAAGCCGGAGCAGATGACTACTTCACCAAACCTTTCAGCCCTCTGGAATTGATTAGAAAGGTGGAAGAGATTCTTGGATAG
- a CDS encoding ATP-binding protein, whose translation MPGEDIEHTGIMRARTSVIEGKDGKQSGIITIIHDVTYEREVDRMKTEFVSTAAHELRTPLTSIQGFSEILLARDNITDEERKKFLSYINEQAVNLAEIVNDLLDISRIESERGFTLNKVQCEIDEIIRRVIPHFQDMSSKHRFEVALTDKHIELFADRDKMEQVLSNILSNAVKYSPEGGIIRVVGEVIANAEARNAESKPKMEYQVSVEDEGIGLSPEQIEKIFDKFYRADASDSAPEGTGLGMTIIKYIVEAHSGKVWVESELGKGTAVRFMIPIS comes from the coding sequence TTGCCGGGGGAAGATATAGAACACACCGGGATCATGCGTGCCAGAACATCGGTTATCGAAGGTAAAGATGGTAAGCAGAGCGGTATCATAACTATCATACATGATGTGACCTACGAACGCGAAGTGGACAGGATGAAGACAGAGTTTGTCTCTACGGCGGCCCACGAACTCAGGACCCCATTAACATCTATTCAGGGATTTTCAGAAATATTGCTTGCAAGAGATAACATTACTGATGAAGAGAGAAAAAAGTTTCTTTCGTACATTAATGAACAGGCCGTAAACCTGGCAGAGATTGTCAACGATCTTCTGGATATATCTCGCATAGAGTCAGAACGGGGATTTACTCTTAACAAAGTGCAATGTGAGATTGATGAAATAATCAGACGGGTAATCCCACACTTTCAGGATATGTCCTCAAAACACAGGTTTGAGGTAGCCTTGACGGATAAGCATATAGAGTTGTTTGCGGACAGGGATAAAATGGAGCAGGTCTTAAGCAACATCCTCAGCAACGCGGTCAAGTACTCTCCTGAAGGCGGTATCATCCGCGTGGTTGGTGAAGTTATTGCGAATGCGGAGGCTCGGAATGCGGAATCAAAACCCAAAATGGAATATCAGGTATCAGTTGAAGATGAGGGAATCGGGTTGTCACCTGAACAGATTGAGAAAATATTTGACAAGTTTTACAGGGCTGACGCCTCTGACTCGGCGCCTGAAGGGACAGGACTGGGCATGACCATCATCAAATATATTGTTGAGGCGCATAGCGGAAAAGTCTGGGTGGAAAGTGAACTGGGCAAAGGAACAGCAGTGAGGTTTATGATACCAATAAGCTGA